The following coding sequences are from one Megamonas funiformis window:
- a CDS encoding IS30 family transposase codes for MSYHHLTISERIRIEVLSILGYSTRFIAKFLHRHHSTIARELSRNKFENNYCSTFAHNNYLKRRKNSSYCGKYNEFLSNLISEKLNENWSPEQISNALLNGKLSFKTIYNWIYTGKLKGISLKNLRHKGKRRKKETRGKFLIGSSISTRPKEVKCRKIFGHWELDTMVSSRGKSKDCLATFVERKTRFYVAIKIKDRTASSMLEVIKKLVKVLPKKALKSFTTDRGKEFACYKEVEKLDIKVYFADAYAAWQRGSNENSNGLLREYYPKKTDLGQISNDDLIEKLILLNRRPRKCLNWDNPFNLFLKEVSHLD; via the coding sequence ATGAGCTATCATCATCTTACCATATCTGAACGTATTCGTATAGAGGTTCTTTCTATTTTAGGTTATTCTACCCGTTTTATTGCTAAATTTTTACATCGTCATCATTCTACTATTGCTCGAGAACTTTCTCGCAATAAATTTGAAAACAATTATTGCTCTACATTTGCTCACAATAACTATCTTAAACGTCGTAAAAATTCTTCTTATTGTGGTAAATATAATGAATTTCTTTCTAATCTTATTTCTGAAAAATTAAATGAAAACTGGTCTCCAGAACAGATTTCTAATGCACTTTTAAACGGTAAACTTTCCTTTAAAACTATTTATAATTGGATTTATACTGGTAAACTAAAAGGTATTTCGCTCAAGAATTTACGGCATAAAGGAAAACGTAGAAAAAAGGAAACTCGTGGTAAATTCTTAATAGGAAGTAGTATTTCAACTAGACCAAAAGAGGTAAAATGTAGAAAAATTTTTGGTCATTGGGAGTTAGATACTATGGTATCTAGTAGAGGAAAATCTAAAGATTGTTTAGCAACATTTGTAGAAAGAAAAACAAGATTTTATGTGGCAATAAAAATAAAAGATAGAACAGCTTCATCAATGCTAGAAGTAATAAAAAAATTAGTGAAAGTATTACCAAAAAAGGCGTTAAAATCGTTTACGACAGATAGAGGAAAAGAATTTGCATGTTATAAAGAAGTAGAAAAATTAGATATAAAAGTATATTTTGCAGATGCATATGCAGCATGGCAAAGAGGTAGCAACGAAAATTCAAATGGGTTGTTAAGAGAATATTATCCAAAGAAAACAGATTTAGGACAAATATCTAATGATGATTTAATAGAAAAATTAATATTATTAAATAGGAGACCAAGAAAATGCTTAAATTGGGATAATCCATTTAATTTATTTTTAAAAGAAGTGTCGCACTTGGATTGA
- a CDS encoding HlyD family secretion protein codes for MPKKKIALVVILLIMLVSIGWYYFCYDKVDKLTATGTIEVTKYDVTPRLTGYIRNLKLEEGDNLNLGDFVCEIEREDLQAQNIGDWQAVKEAQAKLQDLKDGARKQEIAMAENSLQKAQVIFDKAQTDLKRNKELYDVGGISKQTLDDMQKAVDVAEKELYIAKENYDLVLAGTRQKQIEAQQQQVEKLIAQANANESILADTKVYSPITGVILNKNLENNEYINQGQAILTIADLTDSWVIVYIDIAFYL; via the coding sequence ATGCCAAAGAAGAAAATTGCTTTAGTTGTGATATTGTTAATTATGTTAGTGAGTATAGGATGGTACTATTTTTGTTATGATAAAGTGGATAAATTGACAGCAACAGGTACGATAGAAGTAACAAAATATGATGTTACACCTAGATTAACAGGATATATAAGAAATCTTAAATTAGAAGAAGGAGATAATTTAAATTTAGGAGATTTTGTTTGTGAGATAGAACGAGAAGATTTGCAGGCTCAAAATATTGGTGATTGGCAAGCTGTGAAAGAAGCACAAGCAAAACTGCAAGATTTAAAAGATGGCGCAAGGAAACAAGAAATTGCTATGGCAGAAAATAGTTTGCAAAAGGCACAAGTCATTTTTGATAAAGCTCAAACTGATTTAAAAAGAAATAAAGAATTATATGATGTAGGTGGAATAAGTAAGCAAACTTTAGATGATATGCAAAAAGCTGTCGATGTAGCAGAAAAGGAACTATATATTGCTAAAGAAAATTATGATTTAGTTTTAGCAGGAACAAGACAAAAACAGATAGAAGCACAACAGCAACAGGTTGAAAAATTAATTGCACAAGCTAATGCCAATGAGAGTATTTTAGCAGATACAAAAGTATATAGTCCAATTACAGGAGTCATATTAAATAAAAATCTTGAAAATAATGAATATATTAATCAAGGACAAGCAATTTTGACTATAGCAGATTTAACAGATAGTTGGGTTATTGTATATATAGATATTGCTTTTTATTTGTAA
- a CDS encoding TetR/AcrR family transcriptional regulator: MFTKENIIIAFWEIYREKSINKIIIKELMDKAGYHRSVFYTYFKDIYDLLEQEQEDFFIQNILNCFFLNQEDKYTLKYI; the protein is encoded by the coding sequence TTGTTTACAAAGGAAAATATTATAATTGCTTTTTGGGAAATATATCGAGAAAAAAGTATTAATAAAATTATAATAAAAGAATTAATGGATAAAGCAGGATATCATAGAAGTGTATTTTATACATATTTTAAAGATATATACGATTTATTAGAGCAAGAACAAGAAGATTTTTTTATACAAAATATATTAAATTGTTTTTTCTTAAATCAAGAAGATAAATATACTTTAAAATATATATAA
- a CDS encoding ATP-binding cassette domain-containing protein: MDFKEFVETHTIGEIKKAYPQIKDYLDNTGLWNLPDNLTFAKAFEDIDEEDLWQVGIRDGNIADELKKYLSAMQNLENKDEVKVHKLTINGGKNKLGEAENIQVEIFSGQVISIVGPTGSGKSRLLADIECLAQEDTPTKRQILIDDRILDDEARFNLEGKLVAQLSQNMNFIMDITVEDFLTMHAKVRLGKEIENEKAIITKCFSMANELAGEKFTLDTKVTQLSGGQSRALMIADVACISSSPIVLIDEIENAGIDRQKAIKCLAKSEKIVIMSTHDPLLALNADKRIVIKNGGISKIIETTAKEKACIEKIRQLDETLLNIRSRLRLGDLIENIN, encoded by the coding sequence ATGGATTTTAAAGAATTTGTAGAAACTCATACAATTGGAGAAATAAAAAAAGCATATCCTCAAATCAAAGATTATTTGGATAATACAGGTCTATGGAATTTGCCAGATAATTTGACTTTTGCTAAGGCTTTTGAAGATATAGATGAGGAAGATTTATGGCAAGTTGGTATTCGTGATGGCAATATTGCTGATGAACTAAAAAAATATCTTTCAGCTATGCAGAATTTAGAAAATAAAGATGAAGTAAAAGTACATAAATTAACCATCAATGGTGGCAAAAATAAATTGGGCGAAGCTGAAAACATCCAAGTAGAGATTTTTTCAGGGCAAGTAATAAGTATTGTAGGGCCAACAGGTTCGGGAAAAAGTAGATTACTTGCAGATATCGAATGTTTAGCACAAGAAGATACACCGACAAAACGACAGATTTTAATTGATGATAGAATTTTAGATGATGAAGCTAGATTTAATTTAGAAGGAAAATTAGTAGCTCAATTATCACAAAATATGAATTTTATCATGGATATTACTGTAGAAGATTTTTTAACTATGCATGCTAAAGTTCGTTTAGGCAAAGAAATCGAAAATGAAAAGGCTATAATTACAAAATGTTTTTCTATGGCAAATGAATTAGCTGGGGAAAAATTTACTTTAGATACAAAAGTAACTCAATTATCAGGTGGTCAATCGAGAGCTTTGATGATAGCAGATGTGGCATGTATAAGTAGTTCACCGATTGTATTGATTGATGAAATTGAGAATGCAGGGATAGATAGACAAAAAGCTATAAAATGCTTAGCAAAAAGTGAAAAAATCGTCATTATGTCTACGCATGATCCATTATTGGCTTTAAATGCTGATAAACGCATTGTGATAAAAAATGGCGGAATTAGTAAAATTATAGAGACAACAGCAAAAGAAAAAGCTTGTATTGAAAAAATTCGCCAATTAGATGAAACTTTATTAAATATTAGAAGCAGATTGCGTTTAGGTGATTTGATAGAAAATATAAATTAA
- a CDS encoding GTP-binding protein produces the protein MKLITLAGPPSVGKTSVILRLIEVLHKEKQKAGVIKFDCLTTFDKEPYEKANIPIQIGLSGKFCPDHFFISNIEEAVAWGKSQNLDYLITESAGLCNRCSPYIQDVLAIGVIDCLSGINTPRKIGPMVKFADVIVITKGDIISQAEREVFMYNVYQANPKAQVIFINGITGQGAFMLKKYINKIEDIDTLEGKKLRFTSPAAVCSYCTDEMRIGEKYQLGMTKKMEFN, from the coding sequence GTGAAATTAATAACTTTAGCAGGGCCACCATCTGTGGGCAAAACTTCTGTAATTTTGCGATTAATAGAAGTGTTACATAAAGAAAAACAAAAAGCAGGCGTTATTAAATTCGATTGCTTGACGACTTTTGATAAAGAACCATATGAAAAAGCGAATATACCGATACAGATTGGTTTATCAGGAAAATTTTGTCCAGACCATTTTTTTATCAGCAATATTGAAGAAGCTGTAGCTTGGGGAAAAAGTCAAAATTTAGATTATTTGATTACCGAAAGTGCAGGTCTTTGCAATCGCTGTTCACCATATATTCAAGATGTATTGGCCATTGGTGTAATAGATTGCTTATCAGGGATTAATACACCAAGAAAAATTGGGCCAATGGTGAAATTTGCAGATGTAATAGTCATCACTAAAGGAGATATTATTTCTCAAGCTGAACGCGAAGTATTTATGTATAATGTCTATCAAGCAAATCCTAAGGCACAAGTTATTTTTATCAATGGCATAACTGGTCAAGGTGCATTTATGTTGAAAAAATATATAAATAAAATTGAAGATATAGATACATTAGAAGGAAAAAAATTGCGTTTTACTTCACCAGCGGCTGTATGTTCATATTGTACAGATGAAATGCGCATTGGTGAAAAATATCAATTAGGTATGACTAAGAAAATGGAATTTAATTGA
- the panD gene encoding aspartate 1-decarboxylase, translated as MLYNMFHGKIHRATVTQANLEYMGSITIDEELLELAGILPGERVQVVNNNNGARLETYTIAGKRGSGVICLNGAAARKAQVGDTVIIIAYAMMTKEEAQNLVPDVVMVDEHNRPVRVRGTELEGEIG; from the coding sequence ATGTTATATAATATGTTTCATGGAAAAATTCATCGTGCTACAGTAACTCAAGCAAATTTAGAATATATGGGAAGCATCACTATTGATGAGGAATTATTAGAGCTTGCAGGTATTTTACCAGGAGAAAGAGTACAAGTAGTAAATAATAACAATGGTGCTAGATTAGAAACTTATACAATTGCAGGTAAACGTGGTAGCGGTGTAATTTGTTTAAATGGAGCAGCAGCACGTAAAGCACAAGTTGGTGATACAGTTATTATTATTGCTTATGCTATGATGACAAAAGAAGAAGCTCAAAATTTAGTACCTGATGTAGTCATGGTTGATGAACATAATCGACCAGTAAGAGTACGCGGTACAGAGCTTGAAGGCGAAATTGGTTAA
- the panC gene encoding pantoate--beta-alanine ligase, with product MILCQDVAKLRELVANFKKENKSIGLVPTMGALHEGHASLINASAKENDITIVSVFVNPTQFGPNEDYEAYPRTLENDCIVAQNAGADVVFAPKNKDLYPNEDMTWVEVTGDITKVLCGRTRPIHFRGVTTVVSKLFNLSRADRAYFGLKDAQQTEVLRRMVDDLFFNVELRIMPIVREADGLAKSSRNTYLSPEERKSALILSKSLNLAKEAFTNGQRDVEAILNLVKDTIQTEKTSQIDYVEMYKLPGLKPVENKIEGRVLLALAVKFGTTRLIDNVILEDK from the coding sequence ATGATTTTATGTCAAGATGTGGCTAAATTACGTGAATTAGTCGCTAATTTTAAGAAGGAAAACAAATCTATTGGTTTGGTACCAACTATGGGAGCATTGCATGAAGGTCATGCTTCACTTATTAATGCTTCAGCAAAAGAAAATGATATTACAATCGTCAGTGTGTTTGTAAATCCTACTCAGTTTGGGCCAAATGAAGATTATGAAGCCTATCCTCGTACTTTGGAAAATGACTGCATAGTGGCACAAAATGCAGGAGCAGATGTAGTATTTGCACCAAAAAATAAAGATTTATATCCTAATGAAGATATGACATGGGTAGAAGTTACAGGTGATATCACAAAAGTTTTATGTGGTAGAACAAGACCTATTCATTTCCGTGGAGTTACTACAGTAGTTAGTAAATTATTCAATTTATCTCGAGCAGATAGAGCATATTTTGGCTTAAAAGATGCTCAGCAAACAGAAGTTTTACGCCGTATGGTTGATGATTTATTTTTCAATGTAGAACTTCGCATTATGCCTATCGTTCGTGAAGCTGATGGACTTGCTAAAAGTTCAAGAAATACTTATTTATCTCCAGAAGAAAGAAAATCTGCGTTGATTTTATCTAAGAGTTTAAATTTAGCAAAAGAAGCATTTACTAATGGTCAAAGAGATGTGGAAGCTATATTAAATTTAGTAAAAGATACTATACAGACTGAAAAAACAAGTCAAATTGATTATGTAGAAATGTATAAATTGCCAGGATTAAAACCAGTAGAAAATAAAATTGAAGGCAGAGTATTATTAGCTTTAGCTGTAAAATTTGGTACAACTCGTTTAATAGATAATGTCATTTTGGAGGATAAATAA
- a CDS encoding LysR family transcriptional regulator, with amino-acid sequence MELNQLEYFVALAHIKNFTKAAKSLNVSQPALSRSISRLEKDLNIPLFIRDSRKVNLTQYGQTFLTYAERILQELETARQDITNMAEPDSGVVNLSFMHSLGVYLVPELLKEFRKIYPKIQFRLSQNHSFLLSKQLFKGESDLCLCSSPINSEGIAWVPLLTEELFIIVPSTHPLAHRSSINITEVASEPFITLKPMYGLRTKTEHIFEVASIRPKIRFEGDEIVTVASLVAANLGVSLVPKIPGMEHLDIKFISVDNPKCTRDIGLAWYANKPLSLAAHRFQNFIIDKFNHE; translated from the coding sequence ATGGAATTAAATCAACTAGAATATTTTGTTGCTCTAGCCCATATAAAAAACTTTACTAAAGCAGCAAAATCTCTGAATGTATCTCAGCCAGCACTTAGTCGTTCAATCAGTCGCTTAGAAAAAGATTTAAATATACCTCTTTTCATCAGAGATAGCCGTAAAGTAAATTTAACTCAATATGGTCAAACCTTTTTAACTTATGCTGAACGTATCTTGCAAGAATTAGAAACTGCCCGCCAAGATATAACTAATATGGCTGAACCAGATAGCGGAGTTGTAAATTTATCTTTTATGCACTCTTTAGGTGTATATCTTGTGCCAGAATTATTAAAAGAGTTTCGTAAAATCTATCCTAAAATACAATTTCGCCTTAGTCAAAATCATTCTTTCTTATTATCAAAACAATTATTCAAAGGAGAGTCCGATTTATGCCTTTGCAGTTCTCCGATAAATTCTGAAGGCATCGCTTGGGTTCCATTATTGACAGAAGAATTATTTATCATCGTTCCTTCAACTCACCCACTTGCTCATCGCAGTTCTATAAATATCACAGAAGTTGCTAGTGAACCATTTATTACTTTAAAACCAATGTATGGTTTACGCACTAAAACTGAACATATCTTTGAAGTAGCTTCTATTCGCCCTAAAATACGTTTTGAAGGTGATGAAATTGTTACTGTAGCTAGTTTAGTAGCAGCTAATTTAGGTGTTTCACTCGTGCCTAAAATTCCTGGAATGGAACATCTCGATATAAAATTCATTTCTGTAGATAATCCAAAATGCACTCGTGATATCGGTCTTGCATGGTATGCTAATAAACCTCTTTCCCTTGCTGCCCATCGTTTTCAAAATTTCATAATCGATAAATTTAACCATGAATAA